The genomic window GAACGTGACCCAGAGTCAGAGCACCACACCGAGGCGGCTACCAGTGAGCGGACCTGCGATGAATGTGGCTCGAGTGAACTCGTCACGAGCGAGGATCAGGGCGAACTCGTCTGTGAGGATTGTGGTCTGATCAGCGAAACGACGAACATCGATCGCGGGCCGGAATGGCGTGCGTTCAACCCATTCCGAACGGGAGAGCAAGTCCCGCGTGGGGGCGCCGACCACCAAGACGATGCACGACAAGGGGCTCACCACGCAGATCGACTGGAAAGACCAGGATGCCTACGGCCGTTCGATTTCATCGACAAAGCGCAGCCAGATGAACCGCCTGCGCAAGTGGCAAGAACGCATCCGCACCAAAGACGCCGGCGAGCGCAACCTGCAGTTCGCGCTCAGCGAGATCGATCGGATGGCAAGCGCGCTCGGCGTCCCGCGCTCGGTGCGCGAGGTCGCCAGCGTCATCTATCGCCGGGCCCTCGACGAGGACCTCATCCGCGGCCGCTCGATCGAAGGGGTCGCGACGGGCTGTCTCTATGCGGCGTGCCGGCGGGAGGGCATTCCTCGCAGCCTCGAGGAGATCGCCGACGTCTCACGGGTCGAACGGAAAGAAATCGGGCGGACATACCGCTATGTGGCCCAGGAACTCTCGCTCGCGATGGAGCCAGTCGATCCCAAAGCGTACGTCCCCCGGTTTTGTTCCGAACTCGACGCGAGCGAGGAGGTCCAGGCCAAAGCCAGCGAGATCATTGACACCACGGCAGCGCAGGGGCTGCTCTCGGGGAAGTCCCCGACGGGGTATGCGGCCGCGGCGATCTATGCGGCCTCGCTGCTCTGTAACGAGACACGAACCCACACGACGTCGCAGCCGTCGCCCAGGTCACCGAAGTCACCATCCGCAACCGGTATCAAGAACAGATCGAGGCGATAGAACTCCCCTAGCCATCGGTGCCAGCGAGTCACGGCCGCTCGGTGCCGTGCGATTGGCCGCGCCCGCCGAGCGGCTTGGGTGCTTTGCGTGCTAGATTACTAGGTTCGCGCACCTCGGCCGCGTAGAGCTGGCTCGCTCGAGCCGTCATCTTCCCCGCGCTATCGGTGGAACCTGGTAGTGGACGCCCGTTCTGGCTTCAGTCCGTACAGGGACGAAGCTCCCGTCTCCGTGTCATGGCCCCGACTCGAGGGCGTGAGGCGTGGGCTCGCGCTGTCTGGGACCGTGTGCCCGGCGGCGTAGCCGAACGACGCTGGATGCCCCCATCGCAACGGCGTCCGTGACGGCGCTGCCGGCAGCTGGCAGCCCACGATCTCAGCGGAGACTGCAAGGCCGCCGATCAGACGGCTCACTTACAGCACACCTGAACGCAGTGGTCCACCGGCAGCCGGGCTTTCGCGCCGTGCGCGGCGGTGGATGGCAAGACGCCATCTCACTGAACCCGCTGATGACCGTTCCTGTCCCGGGCCGTCCGCGTCGACTGGACCGCTACCTCGGCTCAGCACCTGACCTGACGACAGTGAGGACGTGTGAGAGCGTAGTCACTGGGACAACTCCGGGCGGGGCCAGCCGTCGCTGCCATGGTTCCGTTCCTTCGGGTGGAATTATCGGCTGGGTCGTCGTTCTGCATTGGGTGGTATGATCCGGTAATATTATCAGCGGGCGTCTCTTGAGACGGGAGTATATGATAGGGAATACCACACGTGTCGGTGGAGACCGACAGGTTTCCAAGACGCTGCTCGTTGCCCTTCTCTCGCACGAACGGCGGCGATTTGCGTTGTACTGCCTCCAACGGTCTCAAACTCCGATGGCACTGGCCGATCTAGCCGCCGAAGTCGCACGATTGGCACACGAGAGCGAGTCCCGTCTCCCCCGGCCACGGAACGAGGAACAGGAGATCAATCGTGATCTCTATCAGTCTCATCTCCCGACGCTGGAAGACGCGAATCTCCTCGCGTATTCTCACGACAACGACACCGTATCGCTCACCGATGCCCTCTCGAAGTTACGACTAGAGGAGGTGATCTGAATCCTCCGGTTCCGCCGAGAGAGGTACTCGAGTCGCCGTGGCACGCCCGACTCACACCGTCTCGCGGTCCCTGCTCGCGTATTTTATTTTTTAGCAGCCAGTCCACCAAGAGCTAGCGTATTCAGATCAGTCACTGAGAAATGTTAGCAATGATGGGATCTCGGGAGAGGACCGATGGCAACGATCGCTGAGTTCCGGATTCCAGCCAGTGATACCGCACTTGGCGCCACCTTTCACGCAGTTCCCTCACTCGTCTGTGAGATCGAGCCAGTGATCGCCGCGGATGAGTTCGGAATGTGGATGAGCGATGTAGACCACGCAGCACTGAACGCTGCTCTCAGGGCGGACAGGACTGTCAGAGACCATTCGCTCATTACCCGTGAGGAAGCCGGGTGGTTGTACGCCATCGACTTTTCGACCGAGATAACAGAGAATTTCGCGATCGTTACTGAAGCGGGCGGTACGATGCTCGCGGCGTCAGCGCGAACTGGCATGTGGACGGTCCGGGTGCGATTTCCGGCCCGTGAGAACGCTAGTCGTGTCTATGAGCGCTTGGCAGCGCGTGATATTCAAATCGAGATTACGCAACTCCGATCACGCACACCACCCACTGCTGCTGCATGTGGCCTGTCACCTGAGCAATATGAAGCGCTCACTGCGGCGCTCACCGCTGGCTACTTCGAGATCCCGCGTGAGATTTCGTTAGGAGAACTCGCCGTGAACCTGGACATCTCACATCAAGCACTGTCC from Haloterrigena sp. KLK7 includes these protein-coding regions:
- a CDS encoding helix-turn-helix domain-containing protein, giving the protein MATIAEFRIPASDTALGATFHAVPSLVCEIEPVIAADEFGMWMSDVDHAALNAALRADRTVRDHSLITREEAGWLYAIDFSTEITENFAIVTEAGGTMLAASARTGMWTVRVRFPARENASRVYERLAARDIQIEITQLRSRTPPTAAACGLSPEQYEALTAALTAGYFEIPREISLGELAVNLDISHQALSERLRRAYRTLVTESLEVDTRSDCTGGDPRE